From a single Peromyscus maniculatus bairdii isolate BWxNUB_F1_BW_parent chromosome 4, HU_Pman_BW_mat_3.1, whole genome shotgun sequence genomic region:
- the Lcn10 gene encoding epididymal-specific lipocalin-10, translating into MKLETGPAIVLVLAVASWTQEFFPKEAQTLNWGKFSGFWYIIAIATDTQGFLPARDKRKLGAAVVKMHKAGQLKVVIAFSRPQGCRSMEVTLKKDRKKPVFRNTLKGIKGFHVLSTDYTYGLVYLRLGRGVNNYKSLLLFNRQNISSFLSLREFLDKCHTLQLAKQATILPKDDSCAHTILP; encoded by the exons ATGAAGCTGGAGACAGGCCCGGCCATAGTCCTAGTTCTGGCTGTGGCATCCTGGACACAGGAGTTTTTCCCTAAGGAGGCCCAGACTCTCAACTGGGGCAAG TTTTCAGGCTTCTGGTACATTATTGCCATCGCCACAGACACCCAGGGGTTCTTGCCGGCTAGAGACAAGAGGAAGCTGGGGGCGGCTGTGGTGAAGATGCACAAAGCAGGCCAGCTCAAGGTGGTCATCGCCTTCAGCCG GCCTCAGGGATGCCGGTCCATGGAGGTGACCCTgaagaaggacagaaagaaacCTGTGTTCAGGAATACCT TGAAGGGGATAAAGGGTTTCCATGTGCTGTCCACTGACTACACATATGGCCTGGTCTACCTCCGCTTGGGGCGTGGAGTCAACAACTACAAGAGTCTACTGCTCTTCA acagacagaacatCTCTAGCTTCCTGAGTCTGCGAGAATTCCTGGACAAGTGTCACACTCTGCAGCTCGCCAAGCAGGCCACCATCCTTCCGAAAGACG ATTCCTGTGCACACACCATCCTGCCGTGA